A region of Massilia sp. WG5 DNA encodes the following proteins:
- the icmH gene encoding type IVB secretion system protein IcmH/DotU → MSHHVERRAAPPPPGSRNASGSTPTSLVDIMYEGFYALFLLKNGCGPHDKTAFAEHMTRFLGDVDRNAKALGIPADDVTAAKYAFCAAVDEIILRSDYDIREAWETRPLQLRLFGDQLAGEHFFQRLEDLRAKGSVHLQALEVFHVCLLLGFEGRFALDGRDKLNYLTARLGDEIARMRGKSRSFAPHAGRPDQIVHKLGSDLSLWALSMVFAVVTLGGYLGFRTALAHETDLAMAGYNDLVKLPPRSANVTITLP, encoded by the coding sequence ATGAGCCACCACGTCGAACGCCGCGCCGCCCCGCCCCCGCCCGGCAGCCGCAATGCCTCGGGCAGCACTCCCACCTCCCTCGTCGACATCATGTACGAGGGCTTCTATGCGCTGTTCCTGCTGAAGAACGGCTGCGGCCCGCACGACAAGACCGCCTTCGCCGAGCACATGACGCGCTTCCTCGGCGACGTCGACCGCAACGCCAAGGCGCTCGGCATCCCGGCCGACGACGTCACCGCCGCCAAGTACGCCTTCTGCGCGGCGGTCGACGAGATCATCCTGCGCTCCGACTACGATATCCGCGAAGCCTGGGAGACCCGCCCGCTGCAGCTGCGCCTGTTCGGCGACCAGCTCGCCGGCGAGCACTTCTTCCAGCGCCTGGAGGACCTGCGCGCCAAGGGCAGCGTGCACCTGCAGGCGCTGGAGGTGTTCCACGTCTGCCTGCTGCTGGGCTTCGAGGGTCGCTTCGCGCTCGACGGCCGCGACAAGCTGAACTACCTGACCGCGCGCCTGGGCGACGAGATCGCGCGCATGCGCGGCAAAAGCCGCAGCTTTGCGCCGCACGCCGGGCGTCCCGACCAGATCGTGCACAAGCTGGGCAGCGACCTGTCGCTATGGGCGCTGTCGATGGTGTTCGCGGTGGTGACCCTGGGCGGCTACCTGGGCTTTCGTACGGCGCTGGCGCACGAAACGGACCTGGCGATGGCCGGCTACAACGACCTGGTAAAGCTGCCGCCGCGGTCGGCGAATGTGACGATCACGCTGCCGTAA
- the tagF gene encoding type VI secretion system-associated protein TagF: protein MTRAPVSNRIGYFGKIPARSDFVKVADDQPVLGMLDDWLAQVMTRLPNDARWKLYYDASPPVSFAFVGPSRRHAVAGHLVASHDRSGRRFPFLMMRTVEVPDPAAFVSRCPLAFGPLWDFLASMAPRVLETGDPGPHLHAIADAAVGLGEYEAQLDDYLAVSTVSSLSEDLALAANRLILGLGLLLQPVMHSRPASLHKSLVLPLPQDAAARCRVAAFWLELVTPFIRRTAFDLVLFVTTVAERPVLVIGFGGAAAETLHGIVDPLAGREQQVQMVDDGWIDEQLGIDIDVRALASYLEQPMLPLRLARELFLKTFIGAAT from the coding sequence ATGACGCGCGCACCCGTCTCGAACCGGATCGGCTACTTCGGCAAGATCCCGGCGCGCAGCGACTTCGTCAAGGTCGCCGACGACCAGCCGGTGCTGGGCATGCTGGACGACTGGCTGGCCCAGGTCATGACCCGGCTGCCTAACGACGCCCGCTGGAAGCTGTACTACGACGCCTCGCCGCCGGTCAGCTTCGCCTTCGTCGGGCCGAGCCGCCGGCATGCGGTCGCCGGTCACCTGGTGGCCAGCCACGACCGCTCCGGACGCCGCTTCCCCTTCCTGATGATGCGCACCGTCGAGGTGCCCGATCCGGCCGCCTTCGTCTCGCGCTGTCCGCTGGCCTTCGGCCCGCTGTGGGATTTCCTGGCCTCGATGGCGCCGCGAGTGCTGGAGACCGGCGACCCCGGCCCGCACCTGCATGCGATCGCCGATGCGGCGGTCGGCCTCGGCGAATACGAGGCCCAGCTCGACGACTACCTCGCCGTATCGACCGTCAGTTCGCTGTCGGAGGACCTGGCGCTGGCGGCGAACCGCCTGATCCTCGGCCTCGGGCTGCTGCTGCAGCCGGTCATGCACAGCCGCCCGGCGTCCCTGCACAAAAGCCTGGTGCTGCCGCTGCCGCAGGACGCGGCCGCGCGCTGCCGGGTGGCCGCGTTCTGGCTGGAGCTGGTCACGCCCTTCATCCGCCGCACTGCCTTCGACCTGGTGCTGTTCGTGACCACGGTGGCCGAGCGGCCGGTGCTGGTGATCGGCTTCGGCGGCGCCGCCGCCGAGACCCTGCACGGGATCGTCGACCCGCTGGCCGGCCGCGAGCAGCAGGTACAGATGGTCGACGACGGCTGGATCGACGAGCAGCTCGGCATCGACATCGACGTGCGCGCGCTGGCCAGCTACCTCGAGCAGCCGATGCTGCCGCTGCGCCTGGCGCGCGAACTGTTCCTCAAGACTTTCATCGGAGCCGCCACGTGA
- a CDS encoding OmpA family protein translates to MLIAVACLVAAPALADGGSAVATSAAPIVVSGTVADDASKTALLARLRAVYGAERVVDQLAVGRVSAPPNWNEHVARLIGPNLKLVSRGQLQVDGTSVSLRGDVASDAQKQQIASELALNLDASYTINNGLRVAVSEQGMLDAALADRIIEFESGKATLADSGKAILDQMSVALLRLKDKKVEVIGHTDNAGSRAGNLSLSQARAEAVKAYVVGHGVHPDMVSVSGEGPDRPVADNRTPEGRARNRRIEFKVVQ, encoded by the coding sequence ATGCTGATTGCCGTCGCCTGCCTGGTTGCGGCGCCCGCCCTGGCCGATGGCGGTTCTGCCGTTGCCACGTCTGCCGCGCCGATCGTGGTGTCCGGCACCGTCGCCGACGACGCCAGCAAGACGGCCCTGCTGGCGCGGCTGCGCGCCGTGTATGGCGCCGAGCGCGTGGTCGACCAGCTCGCGGTGGGTCGGGTATCGGCGCCGCCGAACTGGAACGAGCATGTCGCCCGGCTGATCGGGCCGAACCTGAAGCTGGTGAGCCGCGGCCAGCTGCAGGTCGACGGCACCAGCGTCAGCCTGCGCGGGGATGTCGCCAGCGACGCACAGAAGCAGCAGATCGCCAGCGAGCTGGCCCTGAACCTGGATGCCAGCTACACCATCAACAACGGCCTGCGGGTGGCGGTGTCGGAGCAGGGCATGCTGGACGCCGCGCTGGCCGACCGCATCATCGAGTTCGAATCGGGCAAGGCCACGCTGGCCGATTCCGGCAAGGCCATCCTCGACCAGATGAGCGTGGCCCTGCTGCGCCTGAAGGACAAGAAGGTCGAGGTGATCGGCCACACCGACAACGCCGGCTCGCGCGCCGGCAACCTCTCGCTGAGCCAGGCCCGCGCCGAGGCGGTCAAGGCCTATGTGGTCGGGCACGGCGTGCATCCGGACATGGTGTCGGTATCCGGCGAGGGACCGGATCGGCCGGTCGCCGACAACCGCACGCCGGAAGGGCGGGCGCGCAACCGGCGGATCGAGTTCAAGGTGGTGCAGTAG